The stretch of DNA CTGTGTGCTCGGCTTAGTGTCCTGCACCGCGTCGCCTTGCACGGCCTGAATATCCGCACCGGTCAGGAGTGCGCAGGGATCCGGTCTGGATTGCTTTGGATCGTTGGGGGATTTTTGCGCGGCCGACATCACTCCGGCGAGCAGCAGGACGCAAGATATGAGTTGAAATACATTCTTCTTCATGGACATTTCCAGACCCAGAATTTTACCTGTAGCGGAGAAAGAAACAGCCCGCGCAAAAGATATTCTTCCGCGCGGGCCTGGTGGCTACACCATATTAGTGTTGGCGGTTGTCGTCGCAGTCTGGCCCACCGTGGACGCCGCTTGCGGGATCGCCGAAGCATAGTTTGCCGCCGCCTTCATCGTCACCGCTGCGAATGCCGAACTGCGTGCCATCGAAAGCAGAGAACAGCCCGCGCCCACCGGTCTGCCGCGCGATTGTCGCCAGCGCGTCTTGAGCCGTCACAGGCCCAGCCGTGGCATTTTGCGAAGGATCGGTCACGCAGGTTCCGGTGCAGCCATCGGCATAGCCCACGAGCACGCGGCCAAATTTATCCACGGTGATGTCGTTAAAGTCGAGCAGGTTGCGGCACGGATTGCTGCCGCCGCCGTTCCAGATGCAGCCGCGCTGTACCGGGTCTGAAGGAGTGGCGTCAGAGGTCGTCCAGGTGAGCCCGCCGTTGTATGTGAATGCAATGTAAAGATGCCAGACGCCAAGGAAGTCTGCGGATTGCGTATCGCCAAGGCTGGGTGTGCCGAGAAAAGCAAAAGCTGCGCGATTGTCGTCTCCGGCCACGACTTCAGCGAACTCGGCGTTTTGAATGCCGAAGGGAGTTCCAGCGTCCTGAGATTTCGACCAGTGCAGGCCGCGATCATGCGACACGGCAATCTTGGCATGGCCGTCAGAGTTCACGTAGCCAAAATAAATCGTATTGTTCTTGCCCGCGGAAACAGAGGGATCGCTGGTGGAACTGGTAGCATCCGGCACGGTGCGCACAACCCAGGTCAAACCATTATCAGTGGAAACGGCAACGCCGGCGCGGCTGACGCCTGCTGTGTCCTGGCATTTTTCATTGGGGACGTAGGCTGTGCCGTCTGGCGATACGCGAACGTGGCCGTGCAGGCCGCCGCAAGTTCCCGGCGCTATGGGCTTGTCCACCCCGTTGACGGTAGTGAATGTGTAGATAGGAACGCCCGGACCAAATGTGACGCCGCCATCGTCACTGCGTGAGCAGAATGCCGTGGCGATATCCTGCGAGCAGTAATAAATTGCGTGCGGATAAGTATGTACAGCCGGCGCGGGAGAAGCGTATGGACCTCCGCCAACCGTCTGGTGATCGACGCCCGCTGGCTGCCCTGAACCTTGCGTGGGAAGCCAGTCGTCTCCGTCATCGTCAGTAAATGAAAGCTCGCTGGTTACGCCGTTGAGCTGCGAAGAGAATGTGCGGTTCGTGCCACCCATGTGGCCATCGTCAGTAAAGAGAATGGGATCAAGGCTGACACGCGCGAAAGGCGAGCGCTTGTCTTCCCAGGTTGAAGTTGCGGGAGTGACAGTGTCATTAAAGGTGACGCGAAGCGTGTGATTTCCGGCCTCGATAAAAGCTTTGCCGGTATTCCAATCAACGCCGATGGAAGGTTCGCCGGCCGCATGCTGGCTGGCATCAGTGGAACCGACGGATGGTGGAATATTTTCCGGAGCAGCATAGTTGACGAAAGCGGGCGCACCGGGAGCAGGTGGAGGAGGCGGCGCAGTGGTCGGTCGGGGCGCAACCGTCATGCTGACCACAGCGTGCGCAGAAAC from Terriglobia bacterium encodes:
- a CDS encoding glycoside hydrolase, with the protein product MSTLPSPSAPPKSGNKNRLTASLSSHWLALLAVALVLILAQPASAQTVTSISSTSGPVSWDFGPVVAGTVTNVGIQDTCPPGVCDNHDLTITLPAPAATFYQTNTVQVTIKYTWNSTAPSDLDVFAISPNAADHGPGSPDVTSTGPGEEDLTLTDPIDGLWHIRSVASTVPLPVSAHAVVSMTVAPRPTTAPPPPPAPGAPAFVNYAAPENIPPSVGSTDASQHAAGEPSIGVDWNTGKAFIEAGNHTLRVTFNDTVTPATSTWEDKRSPFARVSLDPILFTDDGHMGGTNRTFSSQLNGVTSELSFTDDDGDDWLPTQGSGQPAGVDHQTVGGGPYASPAPAVHTYPHAIYYCSQDIATAFCSRSDDGGVTFGPGVPIYTFTTVNGVDKPIAPGTCGGLHGHVRVSPDGTAYVPNEKCQDTAGVSRAGVAVSTDNGLTWVVRTVPDATSSTSDPSVSAGKNNTIYFGYVNSDGHAKIAVSHDRGLHWSKSQDAGTPFGIQNAEFAEVVAGDDNRAAFAFLGTPSLGDTQSADFLGVWHLYIAFTYNGGLTWTTSDATPSDPVQRGCIWNGGGSNPCRNLLDFNDITVDKFGRVLVGYADGCTGTCVTDPSQNATAGPVTAQDALATIARQTGGRGLFSAFDGTQFGIRSGDDEGGGKLCFGDPASGVHGGPDCDDNRQH